Below is a genomic region from Paludicola sp. MB14-C6.
GTACATGGAGTACGATTGATATAATCAGTTGTAAGTAAAGTGACAGAGTTTGCAGGAACTTGAATGCAAGCTGTGTCTTCGGTCACAGAAATCAATTCCGTATAGGACTGCATATCCCCAAATTTATTTCGAGGTACATTTGCGGAATCGTAGACATATTTTCTCATTGGTTGATTGGTAGAGAGCGCTTTCAGTGAAACAGTAATATCGGTTGATTCTTCATGTCGATTTACAATAGCAATGGAAAAGCTGCCATCGTCGTTGCTAACGCCACCACAGCGCAAGTAATAGTCTTCTGTTTCAATGGTTAGAGGTTTTGAGTCTTTGTTAAAATATTTCGCAATTAGTCCATAACAATATAGCCAGTCACGAGGTGAATAATCATCACCATCCCATTTGGTGAGTCCCCATTTGTTATAGCGGAAATCCGTACCCTTAGGATTTGGATAGTCAGTAAAAGTCCAAAGCGCACAAGCATAAACACCGGCGTTAATAGCGGCTAAAGCCATTTCCGTAATCATTAACGCTGAATATGCCTCTTGTCCGTCATAAAAGTATTTACATACATCCATCTTAACACCATTTACATTATTCATATCTTGGGCTAATCCAAACTCACCAAGAATAAAACGACGTTCATATGGTAATAGCTTTTTAACGGTTTTCTTTACATTTTTATAGAACACCTTGTAAAAATCAAGGTCTTGTGGTTCAAAATCATTTACATAATGATGCCCACCAAATATTTCGGAAATAGGTACCATACCGTTTGAAATTGCCCAGTCAATGGATTCCCAACGTTCATATGGAGACGCATCTGTTGCAAGCAATTTAACAGGGAGGTTTCTGCGTTTGAATTCTCTATATAGATATGTATGATAATCTTTAAATACAGGTAATTCAAAGAAGATATTACCCCAGTCCTCAATACTTAATTCATTTGACATACAATAAAATTCAATATTTTTAATTCCTTTTTCATTGATTAAGTAATCTAGTTTATCGGCAACATTCCGAGCGTATTCTTCTTTTTCTTGTTGGGTTTGATGACGTGTTGTATGACCTGTTAAATAAATTGAGGTATTTGCAGGAATGTGGGTTTTTTCGCAGTATTCTGCGAAATCATCCATTTCTTCTTTCGTCCAATTTGGAGCGCCACCCCACATTCTAGTAAATCCGGGTGATAGCTCACGATAGATTTTACCCACTACTTCATTGAATTGGCGGTCACTCATTTTACGATATAACCCAGCTTCACTGTTGTGAAATCCTGCTCCGCAAAAGCGCGCCATGATTGGTTCTTTTCTAGCTGTTATTTTGCTTTTCATCTCATATTCCCTCCGTTAATAAATTATATTTGTATTTATATTACGCCGCAAGGCGTAGATATCAATTACACAACGAATAAGTAATTACAAAAGTCATTTTTTATTTGCGTTTATTATATTCCTTAGTTTACTAAAACACAAGTAGAAGATATGCTTTGAAATTTGTATGATATGATGAAAAGCTATTATGGTTTTGGTCGGTAGGAAAAGAAAATTCCCTAGCTCTATTTCAAAGCTAGGGAATTCAATTTATTTCGTAGGTAAGAACGATGTAATAAAGATTACAAGTATAATTGCAGGAGCAATATACTTCATAATAATGCTGAATAGTTTTTTCCATCTAAAACGAATGGATCCATCATTTGAAATTTCTTCTGAGGCATTATCAATACCCCAAATGTACCCAACAAATATACACATAAAGAAACCGCCAAGAGGCATTAACAATTTATCTGATACAAAACTCATAAGGTCGAAGATAGTGTTTCCAAAGAATTTAACATCAGCTAGTGGGCCAAATGATAGTGCAGCAAATATACCGATAATTGTCATAATTGATGCAATGATGATAGAAGCAGTCGCACGTTTCATTTTTAAGTTATCGATACAGTAAGATGTTACAACTTCCAATAGTGAAACAGAAGAGGTAATCGCTGCAAAGAAAACAAGCACAAAGAACAGTACACCGAAAATTACGCCAAAAGGCATTGATTCAAATACTTTAGGTAGTGTTTCAAATAATAATCCAGGACCGGCAGTTGGTTTGAATCCAAAAGCAAAAACGGCTGGTAAGATTGCAAATCCGGCAAGAACAGCAACAAGGGTATCTAGAGTAGGGATGATAAATGCACTTTTTTGAAGATTTACTTCTTTGTTTAAGTAACTACCATATGTGATGATAGCACCCATACCCAAACTCAAGCTGAAAAATACTTGTCCCATAGCTGCTAATAGAACTTTAGAAATCTCAGATATTGAATCAATATGAGAAAAGTTTGGAATAACGAAGTATTTAACGCCCTCCATTGCACCTGGAAGTGTAACAGAACGAATTGCAATAATGATAATAAATATGAATAGAAGAGGAAGCATTATTTTGCTTGCTCGTTCAATTCCCTTTGCAACGCCACCAATTACAATAATACAAGTAAGTGCCATGAAAACGATATGCCAGATTACCGGCTCTACAGGTGATTGAATAAAGTTTTTAAAGTAAGCGGAGGCATCAGTAACGTGTGTATTGGTTACATACGTAGTGATATATTTTAGCACCCATCCGCCGATTACACTGTAGTAGGATAGAATAATGAATGCACATACAACGCCAATAACGCCAATAAAAGTAAATTTTTTATTTAACTTGTGATAGGCACCAATAGGATTTAGTTTTGTTTTTCTGCCAATTGCCATTTCACCAAGCATAATTGGAACACCTAAAACCAAAACAAAGAATAAGTAAATTAATACAAAGATTGCACCGCCACCTTCTCCGGCGATATAAGGAAATTTCCATAGGTTGCCTAAACCTACAGCAGAACCTGTTGCGGCAAGGATAAATCCTAGAGAGGAAGTGAACCCGCCACGTTTTTTTGCTTCATTTTTCATAATATTCCTCCTTAACAGTTTTTTACGTCAGCACTTTAAAGCGAAATCCTATTAACTTAGTATTATTTAGTATAATCGAAAAACGAGTGAAACACAATAAAAAAATTTGCTGTACCCCCAAAAACGGCATACAGCATAATTTTTTAACAAAGGATAATATTATTTTTAGTCATAAAAGCGAAATAAATTCATAACAATTAGAAATATTTCTGTAATAATCATTTTATTTACAAATAACAC
It encodes:
- a CDS encoding sodium-dependent transporter gives rise to the protein MKNEAKKRGGFTSSLGFILAATGSAVGLGNLWKFPYIAGEGGGAIFVLIYLFFVLVLGVPIMLGEMAIGRKTKLNPIGAYHKLNKKFTFIGVIGVVCAFIILSYYSVIGGWVLKYITTYVTNTHVTDASAYFKNFIQSPVEPVIWHIVFMALTCIIVIGGVAKGIERASKIMLPLLFIFIIIIAIRSVTLPGAMEGVKYFVIPNFSHIDSISEISKVLLAAMGQVFFSLSLGMGAIITYGSYLNKEVNLQKSAFIIPTLDTLVAVLAGFAILPAVFAFGFKPTAGPGLLFETLPKVFESMPFGVIFGVLFFVLVFFAAITSSVSLLEVVTSYCIDNLKMKRATASIIIASIMTIIGIFAALSFGPLADVKFFGNTIFDLMSFVSDKLLMPLGGFFMCIFVGYIWGIDNASEEISNDGSIRFRWKKLFSIIMKYIAPAIILVIFITSFLPTK